Proteins from a single region of Phaeacidiphilus oryzae TH49:
- a CDS encoding amidohydrolase family protein translates to MAVPMAVAYRGATLIDGTGGPPRPRTTVLVEGERIARVLPDAELSSAELSESGVEEIDLTGCHLIPGLIDAHQHIATPPDRRLAETTLRRDLYGGVTATRDMADDLRQVSDIARAALVGEIEAPDVHYAALMAGPTFFDDPRTWQVSQGATPGEVPWMQAIREDTDLPLAVAMARGTFATAIKIYADLPGRTVAAITEEAHRQGIAAWAHAAVFPASPGEVIAAGVDSVSHVQLMAHQLAERPLTTYRDKPPIDYPRLTAGQDPELARLFEEMRERGTVLDATASLWGRIARELAEDPAADAEALSRARANDALSAALTAQAHRAGVTVCAGTDRDPEPAEPWPAVFDELEFLVERCGLSPVEALRCASWAGAVSIGAQERMGTVEPGKLANLVVLAEDPTADIRRLRSVRLVVKRGRRHERSEFRAMAGANGEVGA, encoded by the coding sequence ATGGCGGTGCCGATGGCGGTGGCGTACCGAGGAGCGACGCTGATCGACGGGACGGGCGGGCCGCCGCGCCCGCGGACCACCGTGCTGGTCGAGGGCGAGCGGATCGCCCGCGTGCTGCCCGACGCCGAGCTGTCCTCGGCCGAGCTCTCCGAGTCCGGCGTCGAGGAGATCGATCTGACGGGCTGTCACCTGATACCCGGTCTGATCGACGCCCACCAGCACATCGCCACCCCGCCGGACCGCCGGCTGGCCGAGACCACCCTGCGCCGGGACCTCTACGGCGGCGTCACCGCCACCCGGGACATGGCCGACGACCTGCGCCAGGTCTCCGACATCGCCAGGGCCGCCCTGGTCGGCGAGATCGAGGCGCCGGACGTCCACTACGCGGCCCTGATGGCCGGGCCGACCTTCTTCGACGACCCGCGCACCTGGCAGGTCTCGCAGGGCGCGACGCCGGGCGAGGTGCCCTGGATGCAGGCGATCCGGGAGGACACCGACCTGCCGCTCGCCGTCGCCATGGCCCGCGGCACCTTCGCCACCGCGATCAAGATCTACGCCGACCTCCCGGGCCGCACGGTGGCCGCGATCACCGAGGAGGCGCACCGCCAGGGGATCGCCGCCTGGGCGCACGCCGCCGTCTTCCCGGCCTCGCCCGGGGAGGTGATCGCCGCCGGGGTGGACTCGGTCTCGCACGTCCAGCTGATGGCCCACCAGCTCGCCGAGCGGCCGCTGACCACCTACCGGGACAAGCCGCCGATCGACTACCCGCGGCTGACGGCAGGTCAGGACCCGGAGCTGGCGCGGCTCTTCGAGGAGATGCGGGAGCGCGGCACGGTACTGGACGCGACGGCCTCCCTGTGGGGCCGGATCGCCCGCGAGCTGGCGGAGGACCCGGCAGCGGACGCCGAGGCGCTGAGCCGGGCCCGGGCCAATGACGCCCTCTCCGCGGCGCTCACCGCCCAGGCCCACCGGGCCGGAGTCACCGTCTGCGCGGGCACCGACCGCGATCCGGAGCCGGCGGAGCCCTGGCCGGCCGTCTTCGACGAGCTGGAGTTCCTGGTCGAGCGCTGCGGGCTGAGCCCCGTCGAGGCGCTGCGCTGCGCGAGCTGGGCGGGCGCGGTGAGCATCGGCGCCCAGGAGCGGATGGGCACCGTCGAGCCGGGGAAGCTGGCCAACCTGGTCGTCCTCGCCGAGGACCCGACCGCCGACATCCGGCGGCTGCGCAGCGTCCGACTGGTCGTCAAGCGCGGCCGGCGGCACGAGCGCTCGGAGTTCCGGGCCATGGCCGGGGCGAACGGGGAGGTCGGGGCATGA
- a CDS encoding IclR family transcriptional regulator, translated as MPASATSAVDKALDLIEAVAGSDRPLRLTELAERLGMHRATAYRVLADLVRRGWVLRLGDHYLPGAAVLRLSRTAAAVSLAGIARPVLEALSARTAMMVNLQTLAADRARVVDVVRPERLAMISDLRDELLPVHRFSGPLALVAALDAEARAPYLRPAEADGRPLDGPDGLRAALDRTARTGFALQRGRIQQLVGSLSRAVLPAEGAPPVCALTLVGPAAEFGDERLPDLERELRLAADELRGVLAEWTAGGRTRGGPTTPLGAAHE; from the coding sequence GTGCCCGCATCCGCTACCTCCGCCGTCGACAAGGCGCTGGACCTGATCGAGGCGGTGGCCGGCTCCGACCGGCCGCTGCGGCTCACCGAGCTCGCCGAGCGGCTCGGCATGCACCGCGCCACGGCCTACCGGGTGCTGGCCGACCTGGTCCGGCGCGGCTGGGTGCTGCGCCTGGGCGACCACTACCTGCCGGGCGCCGCCGTCCTGCGGCTGTCCCGGACGGCGGCCGCCGTCTCACTGGCCGGAATCGCCCGCCCGGTGCTGGAGGCCCTCTCCGCCAGGACCGCGATGATGGTCAACCTCCAGACCCTGGCCGCCGACCGGGCCCGGGTGGTGGACGTGGTCCGCCCCGAGCGGCTGGCGATGATCAGCGACCTGCGGGACGAACTGCTGCCCGTCCACCGCTTCTCCGGCCCGCTCGCCCTGGTCGCCGCCCTCGACGCGGAGGCCCGCGCCCCGTATCTGCGCCCCGCCGAGGCGGACGGCCGTCCGCTGGACGGCCCGGACGGCCTGCGGGCCGCGCTCGACCGCACCGCCCGTACCGGCTTCGCCCTCCAGCGCGGCCGGATCCAGCAGCTGGTCGGCTCGCTCAGCCGCGCGGTGCTCCCGGCCGAGGGCGCCCCGCCGGTCTGCGCGCTGACCCTGGTCGGCCCGGCGGCCGAGTTCGGCGACGAGCGACTGCCGGACCTGGAGCGGGAGTTGCGCCTGGCCGCCGACGAACTCCGCGGCGTACTGGCCGAATGGACCGCGGGCGGCCGAACCCGCGGCGGCCCCACCACACCCCTGGGAGCGGCACATGAGTGA
- a CDS encoding ornithine cyclodeaminase family protein — protein MSEDALAEALILDRAGTEAALEPGRLIRSVERALIAIARDAVSSPPRIAARSPHGLLGAMPGHVPGLGLAAKLITVFADPARPGRSAHRGLVAHFDERTGRLLALLDAEPLTAARTAAVSVLALRALARPDARRIAVLGTGAQADAHLALLNTQAGDGLSVTVAGRDERRVRALAERHGAAAAPSIEAAVRAADAVLCCTGASEPLLRREWLAPGTHVGSVGGSEGPELDPATVRAADLFAEWPGAAASPPPAGAHELQGVPAERITLLGEVLDGGRPGRTDPERLTVFKSTGHAALDVAAAATAHAVVTGGGEA, from the coding sequence ATGAGTGAGGACGCCCTGGCCGAAGCGCTGATCCTGGACCGGGCCGGCACCGAGGCCGCCCTGGAGCCCGGCCGCCTGATCCGGTCGGTCGAGCGCGCGCTGATCGCGATAGCCCGGGACGCGGTCTCCAGCCCGCCCCGGATAGCCGCCCGCAGCCCGCACGGACTGCTCGGCGCGATGCCCGGCCACGTCCCCGGCCTGGGCCTGGCCGCCAAGCTGATCACCGTCTTCGCGGACCCGGCGCGCCCGGGCCGCAGCGCCCACCGGGGCCTGGTCGCCCACTTCGACGAGCGGACCGGCAGGCTGCTGGCGCTGCTGGACGCCGAGCCGCTGACCGCCGCGCGCACCGCCGCCGTCTCGGTGCTGGCGCTGCGCGCCCTGGCCCGTCCGGACGCCCGCCGGATCGCCGTCCTCGGCACCGGCGCCCAGGCCGACGCCCATCTCGCCCTGCTGAACACCCAGGCCGGGGACGGCCTCTCGGTCACCGTCGCCGGTCGCGACGAGCGGCGGGTCCGCGCCCTGGCCGAGCGGCACGGCGCGGCGGCGGCGCCCTCCATCGAGGCGGCGGTCCGGGCCGCCGACGCGGTCCTGTGCTGCACCGGCGCCAGCGAGCCCCTGCTGCGGCGGGAGTGGCTGGCGCCCGGCACCCATGTCGGCTCGGTGGGCGGCTCCGAGGGCCCCGAACTCGACCCGGCGACCGTCCGCGCGGCGGATCTGTTCGCCGAGTGGCCGGGGGCCGCCGCCTCCCCGCCGCCGGCCGGCGCCCATGAGCTGCAGGGCGTCCCGGCCGAGCGGATCACCCTCCTGGGCGAGGTGCTGGACGGCGGCCGCCCGGGCCGCACGGATCCGGAGCGGCTCACCGTCTTCAAGTCCACCGGCCACGCCGCCCTGGACGTCGCGGCGGCGGCCACCGCCCACGCCGTCGTCACGGGAGGCGGGGAGGCGTAG
- a CDS encoding beta-N-acetylglucosaminidase domain-containing protein: protein MPHASVLRRTAAAIAVSAGLVAGALTTTGAASATAPAGGPRPAAQQLPQIFPTPRQITAGGDRLTVTPEVAVVAGSDADASALSVAEAALKASGAQRFVRTTADRARALPGDLALFLGGADQDGALSAIGLPGTGGLPAQGYELGAARNRVVLAGSDPDGQFYAAQTLRQVLHSSREFAGLSVRDWPSTPLRGTIEGFYGTPWSDQARLDQLDFYAAHKMNVYVYSPKDDPYLRAQWRDPYPADKLAAIKKLVDRATADHVAFTYALSPGLSVCYSSAADEQALTGKLQSLWDIGVRSFAIPLDDISYTTWNCDADKARWGTGGGAAGQAQAYLLNQVQKDFIDTHPGAQPLEMVPTEYSNTTPSPYKSAIAGQLDPRVLVEWTGEAVVPGSITTAQTQQAAQVFGHRILIWDNYPVNDYTTSRLLLAPYTGREPGVTGAIAGLTANPMIQPYASKIALFTAADYLWNSTGYDPQRSWTASLSELAGGDPATTAALRTFADLEYTSVLDRRQAPELAAAIARFWADWQSRPAQAVAALYPHLAAVAQAPARLRAGLPKAGESGFLTDAAPWLDATRDWGNALTTALDLLARQRAGDTRGAWADRQRLPGLVSAARSHTYTGLSGSSVKVEVGDGVVDAFVDRAISGYDSSLGVVPQQALPTTSLSPYQTYAAANYTDGDPATYFWSDAAPAVGDYVGVDLGTARPISDVDVTMAKSGSPNDYIHHGTLEYSADGTGWHPLGDFTDAPEVKATAPAGTTARYVRLRVTAAQDYWVVVDEFAVHSTLAAPVVSGSPAAAAGSSLAAAGDGDLDTAYRAASAPAPGDALTMTLPQGRPLDSLTVLQPGNGGARAAVEIQLADGGWRTVGQLGGPVSTLPAGGAAATAVRLVWDAGSPAPSVSEILPRYQG, encoded by the coding sequence ATGCCGCACGCGTCAGTACTCCGCCGTACCGCGGCGGCCATCGCCGTCTCCGCCGGGCTGGTCGCCGGCGCCCTCACCACCACCGGAGCGGCCTCCGCCACCGCACCCGCCGGCGGCCCGCGGCCCGCCGCGCAGCAGCTCCCGCAGATCTTCCCGACGCCCCGTCAGATCACCGCCGGGGGCGACCGCCTGACGGTCACCCCCGAGGTGGCCGTGGTGGCCGGCTCCGACGCCGACGCCTCCGCGCTGTCGGTCGCCGAGGCCGCACTGAAGGCCTCCGGCGCGCAGCGCTTCGTCCGCACCACCGCCGACCGCGCCCGGGCACTCCCCGGCGACCTCGCGCTCTTCCTCGGCGGCGCCGACCAGGACGGCGCGCTGTCCGCGATCGGCCTCCCCGGCACCGGCGGCCTGCCCGCCCAGGGCTACGAGCTGGGCGCGGCCCGGAACCGGGTCGTGCTGGCCGGCTCCGACCCGGACGGGCAGTTCTACGCCGCCCAGACGCTCCGTCAGGTCCTGCACAGCAGCCGCGAGTTCGCCGGTCTCTCGGTGCGGGACTGGCCGTCCACGCCGCTGCGCGGCACCATCGAGGGCTTCTACGGCACCCCGTGGTCCGACCAGGCCCGGCTCGACCAGCTGGACTTCTACGCCGCGCACAAGATGAACGTCTACGTGTACTCCCCCAAGGACGACCCGTATCTGCGCGCGCAGTGGCGGGACCCGTACCCGGCGGACAAGCTGGCCGCCATCAAGAAGCTGGTGGACCGGGCCACCGCGGACCACGTCGCGTTCACCTACGCCCTCTCCCCCGGTCTCTCGGTCTGCTACAGCTCCGCCGCCGACGAGCAGGCGCTCACCGGCAAGCTCCAGTCGCTGTGGGACATCGGCGTGCGCTCCTTCGCCATCCCGCTGGACGACATCTCGTACACCACCTGGAACTGCGACGCCGACAAGGCCAGGTGGGGCACCGGCGGCGGGGCGGCCGGCCAGGCCCAGGCCTATCTCCTCAACCAGGTGCAGAAGGACTTCATCGACACCCACCCGGGGGCGCAGCCGCTGGAGATGGTGCCGACGGAGTACTCCAACACCACCCCGAGCCCCTACAAGTCGGCGATCGCCGGGCAGCTCGACCCCCGGGTGCTGGTGGAGTGGACCGGCGAGGCCGTGGTGCCGGGCAGCATCACCACCGCGCAGACCCAGCAGGCCGCGCAGGTCTTCGGGCACCGCATCCTGATCTGGGACAACTACCCGGTCAACGACTACACCACCAGCCGGCTGCTGCTCGCCCCGTACACCGGGCGGGAGCCGGGGGTGACCGGGGCGATCGCCGGGCTGACGGCCAATCCGATGATCCAGCCCTACGCCTCGAAGATCGCCCTCTTCACCGCCGCCGACTATCTGTGGAACTCCACCGGCTACGACCCGCAGCGCTCCTGGACCGCCTCGCTCTCCGAGCTGGCCGGCGGCGACCCGGCGACCACGGCGGCCCTGCGCACCTTCGCCGACCTGGAGTACACCTCCGTCCTCGACCGGCGCCAGGCGCCGGAACTGGCCGCCGCCATCGCCCGGTTCTGGGCGGACTGGCAGAGCAGGCCCGCGCAGGCCGTGGCCGCGCTGTACCCGCACCTCGCCGCGGTGGCGCAGGCGCCGGCGCGGCTGCGGGCCGGGCTGCCGAAGGCCGGCGAGAGCGGCTTCCTGACCGACGCCGCGCCCTGGCTGGACGCCACCCGGGACTGGGGCAACGCCCTCACCACGGCGCTGGACCTCCTCGCCCGGCAGCGGGCCGGCGACACCCGCGGCGCCTGGGCGGACCGCCAGCGGCTCCCGGGGCTGGTCTCCGCGGCCCGCTCGCACACCTACACCGGGCTCTCCGGCAGCAGCGTCAAGGTGGAGGTCGGCGACGGGGTGGTGGACGCCTTCGTCGACCGGGCGATATCCGGCTACGACTCGTCCCTCGGCGTGGTGCCGCAGCAGGCGCTGCCGACCACCTCGCTCTCCCCGTACCAGACCTATGCCGCCGCGAACTACACCGACGGCGACCCCGCCACCTACTTCTGGTCCGACGCGGCCCCGGCCGTGGGCGACTACGTCGGTGTGGACCTGGGCACCGCCCGGCCGATCAGCGACGTGGACGTCACCATGGCGAAGTCGGGCAGCCCGAACGACTACATCCACCACGGCACCCTGGAGTACTCCGCCGACGGCACCGGCTGGCACCCGCTGGGCGACTTCACCGACGCGCCCGAGGTCAAGGCGACCGCCCCGGCCGGCACCACCGCCCGCTACGTCCGGCTGCGGGTGACCGCGGCCCAGGACTACTGGGTGGTGGTGGACGAGTTCGCGGTGCACTCCACCCTCGCGGCGCCCGTGGTCTCCGGATCCCCGGCAGCGGCCGCCGGCTCCTCCCTGGCGGCGGCCGGGGACGGCGACCTGGACACCGCCTACCGAGCCGCCTCGGCGCCCGCGCCCGGTGACGCGCTGACCATGACCCTCCCCCAGGGCCGGCCGCTGGACTCGCTGACGGTCCTGCAGCCGGGGAACGGGGGCGCGCGGGCCGCCGTGGAGATCCAGCTCGCCGACGGCGGCTGGCGGACCGTCGGGCAGCTGGGCGGCCCGGTCAGCACCCTGCCCGCGGGCGGCGCCGCCGCCACCGCGGTGCGGCTGGTCTGGGACGCGGGCAGCCCGGCGCCGTCCGTCTCCGAGATCCTTCCGCGGTATCAGGGCTGA
- a CDS encoding nucleoside/nucleotide kinase family protein, giving the protein MATPPGRVRAVRPDALASETAERIAALAAGADGGARIRVAVDGADAAEPWRLADALVDPLRTLGRPVLRASARDFLQPASQRYEFGRREPDSYLGRWLNTGALFREVFDPLEPGGSGLVLPALWDPATDRAVRADRVPLPPGGVLLLDGPLLLGRWFPLDLTVHLHLSPGALARRTPEEERWTLPAVACYESETRPDDAADLVVRADDPRRPAIVAADGD; this is encoded by the coding sequence GTGGCGACTCCCCCGGGCCGGGTACGGGCCGTGCGGCCGGACGCGCTGGCGTCCGAGACCGCCGAGCGGATCGCCGCCCTGGCCGCGGGCGCCGACGGCGGCGCCCGGATCCGGGTGGCGGTGGACGGGGCCGACGCCGCCGAGCCCTGGCGGCTCGCGGACGCGCTGGTGGACCCGCTGCGCACGCTGGGCCGCCCGGTACTGCGGGCCTCCGCCCGGGACTTCCTCCAACCCGCCTCGCAGCGCTACGAGTTCGGGCGCCGGGAGCCGGACTCCTACCTCGGGCGCTGGCTCAACACCGGCGCCCTGTTCCGCGAGGTCTTCGACCCGCTGGAGCCGGGCGGAAGCGGCCTGGTGCTGCCCGCCCTCTGGGACCCGGCGACCGACCGGGCCGTCCGCGCCGACCGCGTCCCGCTGCCGCCCGGCGGCGTACTGCTGCTGGACGGCCCCCTGCTGCTCGGCCGGTGGTTCCCCCTGGACCTGACGGTCCATCTGCATCTCTCCCCCGGCGCCCTGGCCCGCCGCACGCCCGAGGAGGAGCGCTGGACGCTGCCCGCGGTGGCCTGCTACGAGTCGGAGACCCGCCCGGACGACGCCGCCGATCTGGTCGTCCGGGCCGACGATCCGCGCCGCCCGGCGATCGTCGCGGCAGACGGCGACTGA
- a CDS encoding VOC family protein: protein MARSNPEFQLGGINHLALVCSDMRRTIDFYSGVLGMPLIKTIELAGGLGQHFFFDCGNGDCLAFFWFTDTPDGVPGVSAPRGLPGSGELLSAVGSMNHVAFDVPAERFDEYRQRLIDKGIAVSPVMNHDDSPLGVAPKLQDGVFVRSVYFQDPDGILLEFACWTREMTEDDVRHEPRTGADRRAAATPA from the coding sequence ATGGCACGGTCCAACCCCGAGTTCCAGCTCGGCGGCATCAACCACCTCGCCCTGGTCTGCTCGGACATGCGGCGCACCATCGACTTCTACTCGGGCGTGCTGGGGATGCCGCTGATCAAGACCATCGAGCTGGCCGGCGGCCTGGGCCAGCACTTCTTCTTCGACTGCGGCAACGGCGACTGCCTCGCCTTCTTCTGGTTCACCGACACCCCCGACGGCGTGCCGGGCGTCTCGGCGCCCCGGGGGCTGCCCGGCAGCGGCGAGCTGCTCAGCGCCGTCGGCTCGATGAACCACGTGGCCTTCGACGTCCCCGCTGAGCGCTTCGACGAGTACCGGCAGCGGCTGATCGACAAGGGCATCGCGGTCAGCCCGGTGATGAACCACGACGACAGCCCGCTCGGCGTGGCCCCCAAGCTGCAGGACGGCGTCTTCGTCCGCTCGGTCTACTTCCAGGACCCGGACGGGATCCTGCTGGAGTTCGCCTGCTGGACGCGCGAGATGACCGAGGACGACGTCCGCCACGAGCCGCGCACCGGCGCCGACCGCCGGGCCGCCGCCACTCCGGCCTGA
- a CDS encoding VIT1/CCC1 transporter family protein, with translation MLGILHGERWHRSDRSGALRAAVFGVNDGLVSNGSLVMGFAGSGAAASTVLFAGLAGLLAGAFSMAAGEYVSMRSQREAYERELALEEAELVEDPEAEAEELALIYRAKGLTPDQAGEVAATIMGNHDTALRTMAREELGLDPDELGSPWAAALSSLVSFALGAVVVVLPFLFGGGAPALVAAVLLTALALFTVGAALGLVNGRPVVRSGARQLLVGGGAAVLVFAFGHFIGRG, from the coding sequence GTGCTCGGCATCCTCCACGGCGAGCGCTGGCACCGCAGCGACCGCTCGGGCGCCCTGCGGGCCGCCGTCTTCGGCGTCAACGACGGGCTGGTCTCCAACGGCTCGCTGGTGATGGGCTTCGCCGGTTCGGGCGCGGCGGCCTCCACGGTGCTCTTCGCCGGCCTGGCCGGCCTCCTCGCCGGCGCCTTCTCGATGGCGGCCGGGGAGTACGTCTCCATGCGCAGCCAGCGCGAGGCCTACGAGCGCGAACTCGCCCTGGAGGAGGCCGAGCTGGTCGAGGACCCGGAGGCCGAGGCGGAGGAGCTGGCGCTCATCTACCGGGCCAAGGGGCTGACCCCGGACCAGGCGGGGGAGGTCGCGGCGACCATCATGGGGAACCACGACACCGCGCTGCGGACGATGGCCCGCGAGGAGCTCGGCCTCGACCCGGACGAGCTGGGCTCCCCGTGGGCCGCGGCCCTCTCCAGCCTGGTCTCCTTCGCCCTCGGCGCGGTGGTGGTCGTCCTGCCGTTCCTGTTCGGCGGCGGGGCTCCCGCACTGGTCGCCGCGGTGCTGCTGACCGCGCTGGCGCTGTTCACCGTCGGGGCCGCGCTGGGGCTGGTCAACGGGCGCCCGGTGGTCCGCTCGGGCGCCCGTCAGCTCCTGGTGGGAGGCGGTGCGGCGGTGCTGGTCTTCGCCTTCGGCCACTTCATCGGCCGCGGCTGA
- a CDS encoding alpha-amylase family protein, producing the protein MTGIPAQPVVHEVNTRVWLRELARRTGRPTGLGDVPKDAWDEIAVPGVDAVWLMGVWDRSPEGRSIALRDSALRASFAAALPDVREEDIAGSPYCIRRYEVDEGIGGAAGLAAARAELDGRGVGLLLDYVPNHVAPDSPWVSEHPEYFVHGDADDLRRDPAAFLDTGSAVLARGRDPFFPPWPDVVQLNAFAPELRAATAAVLRDIGRICDGVRCDMAMLLLNDVFARTWGARAGQPPAADFWSEVVAAVRAERPRMLFMAEAYWDLEWALQQQGFDFCYDKRLYDRILHEGADSVRAHLGADEQYQRRLVRFLENHDEPRAAATMPQDKERAAAVLIATLPGATLWHEGQFTGRRVHLPVFLDRRPDEPADAGLREFHEGLLAKVHRSGMRTGGWRRLDCTGWPDNQSCRNLVASCWSGDAGRFLTVVNLSERPAQGRVRLPWSELGRGDWELTGVLDGVRYRRAGGEALESGLFVDLPAWGAHVFAVGAAG; encoded by the coding sequence ATGACCGGCATTCCCGCCCAGCCTGTCGTCCACGAGGTGAACACCCGGGTGTGGCTGCGCGAACTGGCCCGCCGCACCGGCCGCCCCACCGGGCTCGGGGACGTGCCCAAGGACGCCTGGGACGAGATCGCGGTGCCGGGCGTGGACGCGGTGTGGCTGATGGGGGTGTGGGACCGCAGCCCGGAGGGGCGGTCCATCGCCCTGCGGGACAGCGCGCTGCGCGCCTCCTTCGCCGCGGCCCTGCCGGACGTCCGGGAGGAGGACATCGCCGGCTCCCCGTACTGCATCCGGCGCTACGAGGTGGACGAGGGGATCGGCGGGGCCGCCGGTCTGGCCGCCGCCCGGGCCGAGCTGGACGGCCGGGGCGTCGGGCTGCTGCTCGACTACGTGCCCAACCACGTGGCCCCGGACAGCCCCTGGGTGAGCGAGCACCCCGAGTACTTCGTCCACGGCGACGCCGACGACCTCCGGCGCGATCCGGCGGCCTTCCTGGACACCGGGAGCGCCGTGCTGGCCCGCGGCCGGGACCCGTTCTTCCCGCCCTGGCCGGACGTGGTGCAGCTGAACGCCTTCGCCCCCGAGCTGCGGGCGGCGACCGCGGCGGTGCTGCGGGACATCGGGCGGATCTGCGACGGGGTGCGCTGCGACATGGCGATGCTGCTGCTCAACGACGTCTTCGCGCGGACCTGGGGCGCGCGGGCGGGGCAGCCGCCCGCAGCGGACTTCTGGTCCGAGGTGGTCGCGGCCGTCCGGGCCGAGCGCCCGCGGATGCTCTTCATGGCCGAGGCGTACTGGGACCTCGAATGGGCGCTCCAGCAGCAGGGCTTCGACTTCTGCTACGACAAGCGCCTCTACGACCGGATCCTCCACGAGGGAGCCGACTCGGTCCGGGCGCACCTCGGCGCCGACGAGCAGTACCAGCGGCGGCTGGTCCGCTTCCTGGAGAACCACGACGAGCCGCGGGCGGCCGCGACCATGCCGCAGGACAAGGAGCGGGCCGCGGCCGTCCTGATCGCCACCCTGCCCGGGGCGACGCTGTGGCACGAGGGGCAGTTCACCGGACGGCGGGTGCATCTGCCGGTCTTCCTGGACCGGCGTCCGGACGAGCCGGCCGACGCCGGGCTGCGGGAGTTCCACGAGGGGCTGCTGGCGAAGGTCCACCGTAGCGGGATGCGGACCGGCGGCTGGCGGCGGCTGGACTGCACCGGCTGGCCGGACAACCAGAGCTGCCGGAACCTGGTGGCCTCCTGCTGGTCCGGCGACGCGGGCCGGTTCCTCACCGTGGTGAACCTCTCGGAGCGCCCGGCGCAGGGCAGGGTCCGGCTGCCCTGGAGCGAACTCGGGCGCGGTGACTGGGAGTTGACCGGAGTCCTGGACGGCGTCCGGTACCGGCGCGCGGGCGGGGAGGCGCTGGAGAGCGGGCTGTTCGTGGACCTGCCGGCCTGGGGCGCCCACGTCTTCGCGGTCGGCGCGGCCGGCTGA